DNA sequence from the Peromyscus eremicus unplaced genomic scaffold, PerEre_H2_v1 PerEre#2#chrX_unloc_1, whole genome shotgun sequence genome:
CTTAATGGATAAAATTCCTCACTAGGAGTGTAATATGCATTTATATAGTCTCAGCACATTACCTGTTTGTTCTGTATACTGTGTTGTGTTGAAattaatcagccagcttcctgttctgtCATGCCTTCATCAACATtatagactctatctcaaaatcacATAAGATAGAGTAGAAGCATTTGTAATTCAGTGATAAGACAGTTTGGTAGCCTGCTCTTTTAATGttttcttgctgttgtttttgaagacaaggtttatctgtgtagcactggctctCCTGAAAGGAGCTCTCTACaccagctagcctcaaactcagatatcctgCTGATTCTGGCCCCACATCCTGGGATGAAAGGAGGGCCAACATTcctagcttttttgtttttatattattgggtgATAGGCTTGAGATATAGGTTTTTATACATGTCAAACATATGCTGTTTTACAGATTTTCACCTGTATCTTGTACTTTAATATTTGGCAGAGAGCATCCTTCTGTTTCTCAGGATGGCATGTACTCATGACACTAATACTGCCTGCACCTTTTGAGACATTGTATAGCAGGTGCATgaacttcttcctgcctgttgtgttttgtttgaatttgtaagtgaatatgaatattttacctgTATGCATGGATATACACCACATGGGAATCTGGTCATCACAGTAATCAAATGATGGTCTTAGAAACCCTGAGGTTAAAATAATGAATAGCTGTGATCTTCCATGTAAGCAAGAGCAATTGAGTCCACCTCcatgcaaaacaaacaagagctcTTTGCTGCTATACCATCTCTCCTGTCCTGTGTTCATTATATTTGATCAACATTTATATTTCTAAAGTTTTCATCTGTCCATTTATAACTGTTACAATGTGCAGTGCCTTTTATCAAAATCTTATTGTTGTTACAGTTTGAATTGGGCACTTCATGTTCTTGAAGATGAAAACAGAACTGTAATGAATCCAACACTCTTTTaaggaacttcagtaaaaacctctgagtttcctctgtagctagagttttcctgccttgcccacagtcaggaaaaatccttgtcacctgccagttccacagacgctcagacccaaccaagtaaacacaaagacttatattacttacaaactgtatggccatgacaggcttctagctatctagtttttacaccttaaattaatccatttccataaatctataccttgccacgtggcttactggcatcttcacatgctgcttgtcttgGCAGAGggtggcagtgactccttccgccttcctgttctttcttttctcctctctgttagtcccacctatacttcctgcctagcccctgccaatcagtgttttatttatttatcaatcagagcaattttacatacagaccatcccacagcattcctctATCTTTTTTGTCGATTTTTGCATGGAAGATAAGGTCTTAATGTATAGTTCTGGCTTTTCTGGACCTGATTTCATAGACTAGACTTCtattcaactcagaggcagatatacctgcctctgctttctgagtgcttgGGTTAAAGGTATGAACATTACACCTAGTCTACCTAACctacttttcttttctgtagttcgtaattattcatacaatttcactcatgtgtactctgtactgttgatctgtttactTGTTTCTCtatgttaataggcatttctcttgcaaaGTAATATCTCATTCAAGGGGTATATAATTGACAGAGGTAAACCTCCTATTCAGTTTTTATCTAAAGTGACTTGGTGATTATATTGCAATGTCTATGTTTTGAAATATTGTGGGAGgatcagaattatatgactacACTGTCAAAGAAGTATACGTTTACAATGCTTTctgttgtacacatgtatgggatgtTTTAGAATgtagtgacctatgatgatgtgcatgttggcttcacttgggaagaatggactttgctggatcctttccagaagaatctctacaaagatgtgatgctggacaCCTACTGGAACCTCACTTCTATAGGTAAGACTGAATActccttcatgttttaaaataaggggacaaTATTTCCTTGGTTATTGATTCTCTTCAGTAATTTGCTTGAGAAAGGAGAATGGGGTGAATAATTCAGTCATGCTTCAAAGagtcactgaagatagtaacttaAATTTTGCACAGTTTCCAATAAAATATCATACATTTTCTGATACTATATTTTAGGGTACAGTTGGAGAGACAATACTACTGATGAACATTTTCAAAGTTCCAGAAGACATGGAAGGTAATTGTCTTGTGCAAGTTGATAAAAATGCACCTGTGAAGAAATTGTAATGTGTTCTGGAAGAATTAAACAATTGCAGCAGTGTAAATAAGCACTGTTTGAAGTGTGCTGGTGATTATTAAATTCTTAGAAAGCACATACCTCAATTTTAAGTAGGTGAATTGCATTTGCaaggcattcttttaagaaagaagacaagggaAAAATGCCTCAACAGCTATCAACTTTTGAATCATTGCaccatgagagctatgctgtagGACTATAAAcccatttattttatcttaatcaAATTACAAAATTAATAATCAGTGAAGAGGTGAGATGTGTATCTTCAAAAAATTCTAGTAAGCAGAGTCCATAGTAAAGATAGTATTGCTCATATATTTAttgtgactgtgctgtttagtgagaagggcagagtcaataGTCAATGGGCATTGTTATGGAGAAATATTAATTCCTATAATAAGTCTATGAGGACAGGAAGTCAAACTGAATTCATTATGGAAATCTTTTATTTGTCATTCTTCCTTTACTAGGTATATCATTTGTCACTCTGGATACAAGACAGATGAGCATAGAGATATGGAAAGACATATCATACCTCTCTCTCAGACCAATTAGAAGATATGTAGCAGTCCCCACATTGAATATATTTCTTGAATTTGATGCAATTATTCAAGTAATTCTTTTTCTAGCTTCATTCAAACACCAACAAACTCACATTACAGAAAAGCCCTATGAGTACTAGGACTGTGTAACTACAACATGAGTGTAAACATAGTGATAAAACCTAAAGATCTGTTTCCTTTTATAATATGACCAAATTGTAAAaatcatttatacatatataaggaGTCAACAGTGTATTGAATGTGTAATGCTTTTACATGTGCCAATTATTCTTGCAGGTATGAAAGAAACCAAACTGGAGAGAAACCTGTATAttttcaatgtggtaaagcctttgcatatgaGAGTCATCTTcacaggcatgaaagaacacatagtggGGAGAAAATctttgaatgtaatcagtgtggtaaagcctataGTCATCAGAGTAGTCTTCAGATGCATAAAAAaactcatactggagaaaaaccctatgaatgtaaccaatgtggtaaagcctttgttcatCACAAtattcttcaaaggcatgaaagaatacatactggagagaaaccctatgaatgcaatcaatgtggtaaagcctttgttcatAACAATGGTCttaaagtacataaaagaagacatactggagagaaaccctatgaatgtaagcaatgtggcaaagcctttgcacaatatggtcatcttcaaaggcatgaaagatctcatactggagagaaaccctatgaatgtattcagtgtggtaaagcatttgtgCGTCAAAGTCATCttgaaatgcataaaagaacacatactggagagaaaccctatgaatgtattcaatgtggtaaagcctttgcacaacagaGTAATTTTCAagtgcatgaaagaacacatactggagagaagccctatgaatgtattcaatgTGGTAAAGGCTTTGCAAAGCGTGGcagtcttcaaatgcatgaaagaacacacagtggagagaaaccctatgaatgtattcaatgtggtaaagcctttgcacagcgtggtaatcttcaaatgcatgaaagaacacacagtggggagaaaccctatgaatgtaaacagtgtggcAAAGACTTTGCACAAAAGAgccatcttcaaatgcatgaaagaacacatactggagaaagaATCTGATtaatgtggtaaagcatttgtatcacagtcatcttcataTTCATGAAACAATACATActaaagagaaaccctatgaatgtattcatTATGATAAACCCTTTGCctatcacagtcatcttcaattgtatataaaaaacatactaaagagaaaccttatgaatgtaattagTGCTATAAATCCTTTGTATGTATCAGTAATATTTGAAATCATGAGAAAAAGTCATattgcagagaaaccctaaaaatatagTCTGTGTGGTAAGGTTTTGCATTTTATACAGGAGTAAAACTTTTGTGTGCATCTGATCTCTTAAAGCCTTTTCTTATCACAATAGACATTGAGTACCTGAAAATGATACTGAGGGCTATTTATTATAATGTATTAGTAAGATCTTTAAC
Encoded proteins:
- the LOC131900961 gene encoding zinc finger protein 120-like, translating into MDQLGTHNMNVVTYDDVHVGFTWEEWTLLDPFQKNLYKDVMLDTYWNLTSIGYSWRDNTTDEHFQSSRRHGRYERNQTGEKPVYFQCGKAFAYESHLHRHERTHSGEKIFECNQCGKAYSHQSSLQMHKKTHTGEKPYECNQCGKAFVHHNILQRHERIHTGEKPYECNQCGKAFVHNNGLKVHKRRHTGEKPYECKQCGKAFAQYGHLQRHERSHTGEKPYECIQCGKAFVRQSHLEMHKRTHTGEKPYECIQCGKAFAQQSNFQVHERTHTGEKPYECIQCGKGFAKRGSLQMHERTHSGEKPYECIQCGKAFAQRGNLQMHERTHSGEAGEYLKQDVAIDFTIEELGCLETAERPLPGKDELKNYTNLVSTGHSVSTQELFTKLDQSKHSWNEAIEQTGFEKPDLVL